In Desulfobacterales bacterium, the DNA window AAACCGCTTGACGCTGACGAATGACTACCACAAGGCCATCGGCGGCGCCAACAAGGCCCTTAAAGCCAGCCTGAGCGCCGAATATGAAAAGGTCTATTTTCTTAAAAACAAGGATTATTTCATTCCCGGCATTGCGCCGACGATTTTTTTCGTGGTGATCCAGGTGCTGTCCGGCAGGGAGGCCGCCGGTGCGCTGTTTATGACAATCTGGCTTTCGGGTTGGACAATCGGCTGCACAGTTCTGGGGTTGATGGTGTATGCGGCCTGGGCCGGCCGGAACATCAGCACCGCCGTTTTTATCAGCCTTTTCGCAACCCCCTTTTTTTTGGGCGAGATTATGGGAATAGTGATGCTGGCGGATGCAGCCAGCCCGGCTGTGCCCGCGACCCTGGTGCTGCTGGCCGGGGTCAATCTTTTATTTTACCAGCTTTTAAAGGCGCCGACCCGGGCCGGCCGCCGTCTGATGGATACCCTGGAAGGGTTTCGCATGTATCTTTCCGTAGCCGAGCAGGATCGTCTGGAACTGCTCAATCCGCCCGACCGCACCCCGGAGCTGTTTGAAAAGCTGCTGCCCTACGCCCTGGCGCTGGACGTGGAACAGCAGTGGAATGAAAAGTTCGCGGATATACTGGCCCGGGCTGAAAGAGAAAAGACCTATCGTCCGGGGTGGTATTCGGGCCGCACCTCGCTGAACAACCTGGGGTCAAGCCTGGGAAGCGCCTTTGCCGGCGCTGTTTCCGCTTCCACCAGCGCGCCGGGTTCGTCCTCCGGCAGCGGCGGCGGCGGTTCTTCCGGCGGAGGAGGAGGAGGAGGCGGCGGCGGCGGGGGTTGGTAGGCGGGGAAATTGAGAGGGAGTGACGAGGGACGAAGGGACGAATGACGCGGAAATAGCCATACGTAATGGTTTCGGCTGAGAAGAATTGAACGCGCTCTAATTTGCTCAAACAGTTTGCCGACCGAAACAGAACCATCCGACGCCTGGCGTACAAGCTATAAACAGCATTCAATGAGAACATATTTTTGACAACCACGCTAAAGGTTGAAGTTGAGAAAGAGATTAAACCCGGCCTGAAAGCGGAGAAAATTTATGCCTCGGTTTATGTATTCAAACATAGAAAAAGAAATGGAGGTCTATGGCTATGACACGGTGGTAAAGAGCCATTGCCGCATGTGTCATGGCGGATGCGGTGTGATTGTTTACCTCAGGAACGGAAAGATCGAGAAGATCGGCGGTGATCCGGATTGCCCGATCAACCATGGGACGCTTTGCTCAAAGGGAATCGGGGCGGCGCAGCTGGTCTACCACCCGGACAGATTGAGCCATCCGGTCCGCCGGGTCGGACCCAAGGGGAGCGGCAAGTGGCAGCGCATTTCCTGGGATGACGCCCTGGACACCATTGCCGAAAAAATTTTGTATTTCAAGGAGACCTTCGGCGCGGAATCGATTGTGCCCGGGTACGGCACGGGGCGGGAAAACGAAGCCGTAATCTATCGTTTTGCCAATCTCCTGGGTACGCCGAACGTGCTTACGGC includes these proteins:
- a CDS encoding DUF2207 domain-containing protein → MRSTTASVRFVMRMGYDRKAFAAAILNMAVKGYLTITERDDGKYTLERAGKADAALSKGEKDAAAKLFQSRNRLTLTNDYHKAIGGANKALKASLSAEYEKVYFLKNKDYFIPGIAPTIFFVVIQVLSGREAAGALFMTIWLSGWTIGCTVLGLMVYAAWAGRNISTAVFISLFATPFFLGEIMGIVMLADAASPAVPATLVLLAGVNLLFYQLLKAPTRAGRRLMDTLEGFRMYLSVAEQDRLELLNPPDRTPELFEKLLPYALALDVEQQWNEKFADILARAEREKTYRPGWYSGRTSLNNLGSSLGSAFAGAVSASTSAPGSSSGSGGGGSSGGGGGGGGGGGGW